In one window of Arachis ipaensis cultivar K30076 chromosome B06, Araip1.1, whole genome shotgun sequence DNA:
- the LOC107647984 gene encoding GDSL esterase/lipase At5g18430, protein MMAFPSSFIMTCLVVIFLVAGSEAAKSNNKARAFFVFGDSLVDSGNNNYLVTTARADSPPYGIDYPTGRPTGRFSNGLNIPDLISQQLGAESVLPYLSPELRGEKLLNGANFASAGIGILNDTGAQFLNIIRMYRQLDYFGEYQRRVSAQIGAARTKTLVNQALVLITVGGNDFVNNYYLVPYSARSRQYSLPDYVKFLIIEYRKLLQRLYDLGARRVLVTGTGPLGCVPAELAMRGTNGGCSAELQRAASLYNPQLVHMIQGLNKKIGKDVFIAANTGEMHNNFVNNPKAFGFTTSQIACCGQGPYNGIGLCTSLSNLCPNRNLYAFWDPFHPSEKANKLIVQQIMSGSTKYMNPMNLSTVLALDSTSTT, encoded by the exons ATGATGGCATTCCCATCAAGTTTTATTATGACATGTTTGGTTGTGATTTTCTTAGTGGCGGGAAGTGAGGCGGCTAAGTCTAATAATAAGGCGAGGGCTTTCTTTGTATTTGGAGACTCACTTGTTGATAGTGGCAACAACAACTATTTAGTGACAACTGCAAGAGCTGATTCCCCTCCTTATGGTATTGACTACCCAACTGGCAGACCAACTGGCCGTTTCTCCAACGGCCTCAACATTCCTGACCTTATTA GTCAACAACTTGGCGCAGAGTCGGTGTTGCCGTACTTAAGTCCAGAGCTAAGGGGAGAGAAGCTTTTAAATGGTGCCAATTTTGCTTCCGCTGGAATTGGCATCCTTAATGACACTGGAGCTCAGTTT TTAAATATAATTAGAATGTATagacaattggattattttggaGAATACCAGCGACGAGTGAGTGCTCAAATTGGAGCAGCACGAACTAAGACACTGGTGAATCAAGCATTGGTCTTAATCACTGTTGGTGGTAACGATTTTGTAAACAATTACTACTTGGTACCTTATTCTGCAAGGTCTCGCCAATATTCCCTTCCAGATTATGTCAAATTTCTCATTATAGAATACAGGAAACTCTTGCAG AGACTATATGATCTAGGAGCACGTAGAGTACTTGTGACAGGAACTGGACCATTAGGTTGCGTGCCAGCAGAACTAGCCATGCGTGGAACAAATGGGGGATGTTCTGCTGAACTTCAACGTGCTGCATCATTGTACAACCCTCAGCTAGTACATATGATCCAAGGACTCAACAAAAAAATTGGCAAAGATGTTTTCATTGCTGCAAATACCGGAGAAATGCACAATAATTTCGTTAATAACCCCAAAGCTTTTG GGTTTACGACATCACAAATTGCTTGTTGTGGGCAAGGACCATACAATGGGATTGGGCTGTGCACATCACTTTCTAACCTATGTCCAAATAGAAACTTGTATGCTTTTTGGGATCCATTCCATCCATCTGAAAAGGCCAACAAACTAATTGTGCAACAAATTATGTCTGGTTCTACAAAATACATGAACCCCATGAACCTCAGCACAGTCCTGGCTTTGGATTCTACTTCTACCACATGA